In the Artemia franciscana chromosome 1, ASM3288406v1, whole genome shotgun sequence genome, one interval contains:
- the LOC136033195 gene encoding uncharacterized protein LOC136033195, producing the protein MERQCGLRRYFRLAYEEQLTYDIFYFISLGKKHANIINQQKFLESCRKENLIPKSLRYKLHLNTRKEAQFAHTLQLKTLVHIIKDKKQKRHIISSERKSLETFLLENLSTVDFAQVVRLERNLFSHDFRLSKERLYKKLEGLRNESSMRNRVYSPRFTPGPAIVNLSSKTLEPQEIETLEKGPKFSFLPKQVPVADIVSSLESALHKHYPSVSNPDEVRSGLINILYNSQKKFKPPTNSTPENLHDIKILSNLRKDPSIIITKADKSNSLVVMNTTDYYNKILSHLNDTITYQTITHDPTDQFTNNIINELKQLKKMVKSPHNYTINFFPVVVSVLNSTVYQKYINRVFP; encoded by the coding sequence atggaaaggcagtgtggtcttcgtcgctattttcgtctagcttatgaggagcagttgacctatgatatcttttattttattagtctaggtaaaaaacatgctaatattatcaatcaacaaaaatttttagaatcctgtagaaaggaaaaccttattcccaagtctttaagatataaattacatttaaatacccgaaaagaagcgcaatttgcccatacactacagttaaaaaccctagtccatattattaaggacaaaaaacagaaacgacatattatttcttcagagagaaaatcgttggaaacttttttgctggaaaacctgtccaccgttgattttgctcaagttgttagattagaaaggaatttgtttagccacgattttcgcttgtccaaggaacgcctctataaaaaattagaaggcttacgaaatgaatcttcgatgagaaaccgtgtttattctccaagattcactcctgggcctgctatcgttaacctctcttctaaaacattggaaccccaggaaatcgaaacactagaaaaaggtccaaaattttcttttctaccaaaacaggttcctgtggcagatatagtttcctctctagagtccgctttgcataaacactatccttctgtctctaacccggatgaagttagatctggtctaataaatatcctctataatagccaaaaaaagtttaagcctcctaccaattccacaccggaaaatttgcatgacataaaaatactatctaatctccgaaaagatccttctattataataactaaagcagacaaaagcaattcacttgttgtcatgaatacaacagactattacaacaaaattctttcgcatttaaatgacacaattacatatcaaacaataactcatgatcctactgatcagttcactaataatattataaatgaattaaagcagctaaaaaaaatggtaaaatcaccccacaactatacaataaattttttccccgtggtagtttctgtcctaaactctacggtttaccaaaaatacataaacagggtattcccttaa